A region from the Alkalidesulfovibrio alkalitolerans DSM 16529 genome encodes:
- a CDS encoding PAS domain-containing protein — protein sequence MTNGQVGPCDVQRSTPSRAEQNDALACFELCGAGLWAADAVGRYTLVNAAFAAMLGDDGPEATRERVVNMGQQVYADPADWEACLALAPGTTLARVVPLYGRDGQMLFVREQVTVSGGAGRTRLFGAAMDVTRSMGAKRDLEAHLAMLRQVMDAMADAMVLVDLDGNVALCNRLFATRLGADQDASGGAPLSGWLEPLDPADERHLARLAETPAPYNIILAERATGEMHFTTVTPFTDATGALLGAILLLRESRLLPLGDENGTGRS from the coding sequence AAACGGGCAGGTCGGCCCTTGCGATGTGCAACGCTCCACGCCGTCCAGGGCGGAGCAAAACGACGCCCTGGCCTGCTTCGAGCTGTGCGGAGCGGGGCTTTGGGCTGCGGACGCCGTTGGACGCTACACTCTGGTCAACGCCGCCTTCGCGGCCATGCTCGGCGACGACGGTCCCGAGGCGACGCGCGAGCGCGTCGTGAACATGGGCCAGCAGGTCTACGCCGATCCGGCCGACTGGGAAGCCTGCCTCGCCCTGGCTCCGGGCACGACGCTCGCGCGTGTCGTCCCGCTCTACGGCCGCGACGGCCAGATGCTGTTCGTGCGCGAGCAGGTCACGGTCTCCGGGGGGGCCGGCAGGACACGACTCTTCGGCGCGGCCATGGACGTGACCCGCTCCATGGGCGCAAAGCGCGACCTCGAGGCGCATCTGGCCATGCTGCGCCAGGTCATGGACGCCATGGCCGACGCCATGGTCCTGGTCGATCTGGATGGAAACGTGGCCCTGTGCAATCGGCTTTTCGCCACCCGCCTTGGCGCGGATCAGGACGCGAGCGGCGGCGCGCCCCTCTCCGGCTGGCTCGAACCCCTCGACCCGGCGGACGAAAGACACCTTGCCCGGCTGGCTGAAACCCCCGCCCCTTACAATATCATCCTGGCGGAACGCGCCACTGGCGAAATGCACTTCACCACGGTCACGCCCTTCACCGACGCCACGGGCGCACTTCTGGGCGCGATCCTGCTGCTGCGTGAAAGCCGCCTGCTGCCGCTTGGCGACGAAAACGGCACTGGCCGGAGCTGA
- a CDS encoding DUF2085 domain-containing protein, translating to MRAQRQPSSSAAPSEPRHARPPRRLAVLAALLKSLPVLLVWGIVLAALAAPLLRMQGDPTSREIYGLLGGICHQLPTRSLFLGDARLGLCARCMALYGGMALSVALGLLARARPLPGWLLVAGLIPCLLDGLSANHGLWKSDTALKLLSGAIAGSTIALFCHPRYCRMIDSLVFRLDRPTPRPLGDAP from the coding sequence ATGCGGGCCCAACGACAACCATCCTCATCCGCCGCCCCTTCCGAGCCCAGGCACGCCCGTCCGCCCAGGAGGCTTGCGGTTCTCGCCGCCCTGCTCAAATCCCTGCCCGTGTTGCTCGTCTGGGGAATCGTGCTTGCCGCCCTGGCCGCGCCACTGTTGCGGATGCAGGGCGACCCCACCTCGCGGGAGATTTACGGACTGCTCGGCGGCATCTGCCACCAACTGCCCACCCGCAGCCTGTTTCTGGGCGACGCGCGGCTGGGGCTTTGTGCGCGCTGCATGGCGCTTTACGGCGGCATGGCCCTCTCCGTTGCGCTGGGGCTCCTTGCCCGCGCCCGGCCCCTGCCCGGCTGGCTTCTCGTCGCCGGGCTCATTCCCTGCCTGCTCGACGGCCTTTCGGCCAACCACGGCCTGTGGAAAAGCGACACGGCGCTCAAGCTGCTCAGCGGCGCAATCGCCGGATCAACCATTGCCCTCTTCTGTCATCCACGCTATTGCCGAATGATCGATTCGCTCGTGTTCCGACTGGACCGTCCAACCCCTCGCCCATTGGGAGACGCCCCGTGA
- a CDS encoding methyl-accepting chemotaxis protein translates to MKNIPIGAKLIGSLSLLLVLVCGGLGYIAYDRASTAVTNAVHENMPTMAEEGAKLVRSRLDYHLLAVQGVANRHVVRSMDWSLQAPALEDETKRLGYLGMGIIAPNGQARYPDGSTADLGDRDYFKAAMAGETVASDVIISRVTNSPVMITAAPIRNERGQVAAVLIARLDATMFSLITDEIKYGRTGYSYIIDGKGTLIAHGNRQYVLDQRNFIEEARTDPQFARLAQMLQRMTKGERGYDEYYFAGSDRYFGYAPIPGTKWSIAVGAVKDDVMADVYALRSAIAWASAAFLFVGVIAALLISRVVTGPVRRLMAFAGAVAGGDLKATSGIDQKDEIGKLNVSIQQMVDSLIAKMEEAEEKSRLAAQETEKARQATAEAEQARKEAEQAKRQGMLQAAGRIEGIVERMTSASEELSAQVEQASRGSEEQKHRVAETATAMEEMNATVIEVARNASQSAADADNAKGKAQGGETSVREVIAAIEDVKAQAEALQTSMEGLGRQAEDIGRIIGVIEDIADQTNLLALNAAIEAARAGDAGRGFAVVADEVRKLAEKTMSATKEVGQAISSIQGEARKSVTATSEAAKAVAKSTTLAEHSGAALMEIVTIVSNTAGQVASIATAAEQQSATSEEINRAIEDISRISNETAQVMSESAKAISDLARQASELQALVEDLKS, encoded by the coding sequence ATGAAGAACATTCCCATCGGCGCAAAACTCATCGGCAGCTTGTCGCTTCTGCTTGTCCTGGTCTGCGGGGGGCTTGGCTACATCGCCTACGACCGGGCCTCGACCGCAGTCACCAATGCCGTGCACGAAAACATGCCCACCATGGCCGAAGAGGGCGCCAAGCTCGTGCGCAGCCGCCTGGACTACCATCTTTTGGCCGTGCAGGGCGTGGCCAACCGGCACGTCGTGCGGTCCATGGACTGGAGCCTGCAGGCCCCGGCCCTGGAAGACGAGACCAAACGGCTTGGCTACCTGGGCATGGGCATCATCGCCCCGAACGGGCAGGCGCGCTATCCGGACGGATCGACCGCAGACCTCGGCGACCGCGACTACTTCAAGGCCGCCATGGCCGGTGAAACAGTGGCCTCGGACGTCATCATCAGCCGGGTGACCAACTCGCCGGTGATGATCACGGCCGCGCCCATCCGCAACGAGCGGGGACAGGTGGCGGCCGTGCTTATCGCCCGGCTCGACGCCACCATGTTCAGCCTGATCACGGACGAGATCAAATACGGCCGCACCGGCTACTCCTACATCATCGACGGCAAGGGCACGCTCATCGCCCACGGCAACCGCCAATACGTGCTCGACCAGCGTAACTTCATCGAGGAAGCCAGGACGGATCCTCAGTTCGCCCGCCTCGCCCAGATGCTGCAGCGCATGACAAAGGGCGAGCGCGGCTATGACGAGTACTATTTTGCGGGCAGCGACCGTTATTTCGGCTACGCGCCCATCCCCGGCACGAAATGGTCCATCGCCGTGGGAGCCGTGAAGGACGACGTCATGGCCGACGTGTACGCGCTCAGGAGCGCCATTGCCTGGGCCTCGGCCGCCTTCCTTTTCGTTGGCGTGATCGCGGCCCTGCTCATCAGCCGGGTCGTCACCGGGCCGGTCAGGCGTCTGATGGCCTTTGCCGGGGCCGTGGCCGGGGGCGACCTCAAGGCCACGTCCGGCATCGACCAGAAGGACGAGATCGGCAAGCTGAACGTCAGCATCCAGCAGATGGTGGACTCGCTCATCGCCAAGATGGAGGAGGCCGAGGAAAAGAGCCGCCTCGCGGCCCAGGAGACGGAAAAGGCCAGGCAGGCCACGGCCGAGGCCGAGCAGGCCAGGAAGGAGGCCGAGCAGGCCAAGCGGCAGGGCATGCTCCAGGCGGCCGGTCGCATCGAGGGAATCGTGGAGCGTATGACTTCGGCCTCCGAGGAGTTGAGCGCCCAGGTGGAGCAGGCTTCCAGGGGTTCGGAGGAACAGAAGCACCGCGTGGCCGAGACGGCCACGGCCATGGAGGAGATGAACGCCACGGTCATCGAGGTGGCGCGTAACGCCTCGCAGTCGGCGGCCGATGCGGACAACGCCAAGGGCAAGGCCCAGGGCGGCGAGACGTCCGTGCGCGAGGTCATCGCGGCCATCGAGGACGTGAAGGCGCAGGCCGAGGCGCTGCAAACGAGCATGGAAGGGCTCGGCAGGCAGGCCGAGGACATCGGCCGCATCATCGGGGTCATCGAGGACATCGCGGACCAGACCAACCTTCTGGCCCTGAACGCGGCCATCGAAGCGGCCCGCGCGGGCGATGCCGGGCGCGGCTTCGCCGTGGTCGCGGACGAGGTGAGAAAGCTGGCCGAGAAGACCATGAGCGCCACCAAAGAGGTCGGCCAGGCCATCTCCTCCATCCAGGGCGAGGCCAGAAAGAGCGTCACGGCCACCAGCGAGGCCGCCAAAGCCGTGGCCAAGTCCACGACCCTGGCCGAGCATTCGGGCGCGGCACTCATGGAGATCGTGACCATCGTCTCCAACACGGCCGGACAGGTGGCCTCCATCGCCACGGCCGCCGAACAGCAGTCCGCGACCTCCGAGGAAATCAACCGAGCCATCGAGGACATCAGCCGCATCTCCAACGAGACGGCCCAGGTCATGTCCGAATCGGCCAAGGCCATCTCGGATCTGGCGCGTCAGGCCTCGGAGCTTCAGGCCCTGGTCGAGGACCTCAAGAGCTGA
- the malQ gene encoding 4-alpha-glucanotransferase: MHRQSGVILHLTSLPSEHGIGDLGPGAAWFADFLAESGQGLWQILPIGPTSPAIGNSPYSSFSAFAANPLLISPDKLVEDGWLPRSALADHPAFPRERCDYPAVEVYKLGLLYAAFKDNRKRLADDPFYARFCRDQAYWLDDYVLFASIKAEQGGRMWSEWPSELRDRDPAALDAARERLAATVEYMRFEQYLFFSQWQEFRKMLRERRIHLVGDAPIYVTYDSADVWANTDCFKLDHDKQPTAVAGVPPDYFSATGQLWGNPVFDWARLRERRFDWWIERVRHNLSLYDFVRIDHFRGFAGYWEIPAGEKTAVNGEWVDAPGMEFFSELEAAFPSLPIIAEDLGVITPDVRELRDTFNLPGMRIVQFCFGPGIGENLDAPHNHVRRAVAYTGTHDNNTSRGWFAHETSEEDRRRLFAYAGRVFGEREAAWELIRLTWASCAAFALCPMQDLLSLDESGRMNTPSKAKGNWEWRLSWEQLGGELKSRLRAMTELFGRC, encoded by the coding sequence ATGCACCGGCAAAGCGGCGTCATTCTGCATCTCACGAGTCTGCCCTCGGAACACGGCATCGGCGACCTGGGACCGGGAGCGGCCTGGTTCGCGGACTTCCTGGCCGAGTCCGGCCAGGGATTGTGGCAAATCCTGCCCATCGGCCCGACATCCCCGGCTATCGGCAACTCGCCCTATTCGTCCTTCTCGGCCTTCGCGGCCAACCCCTTGCTCATAAGCCCGGACAAGCTCGTGGAGGACGGCTGGCTGCCCCGCTCGGCCCTGGCCGACCACCCGGCCTTTCCCCGCGAGCGTTGCGACTATCCGGCCGTGGAGGTCTACAAGCTCGGCCTTCTCTACGCCGCCTTCAAGGACAACCGGAAACGGCTGGCCGATGACCCGTTCTATGCCCGCTTCTGCCGTGACCAGGCGTACTGGCTCGACGACTATGTCCTGTTCGCCTCCATCAAGGCCGAGCAGGGCGGCCGCATGTGGAGCGAGTGGCCAAGCGAACTGCGCGACCGCGATCCGGCCGCGCTCGACGCCGCGCGCGAGCGTCTGGCCGCGACCGTCGAATACATGCGCTTCGAGCAGTACCTCTTTTTTTCGCAGTGGCAGGAGTTCAGGAAAATGCTCCGCGAGCGGCGCATCCATCTGGTGGGCGACGCGCCCATCTACGTAACCTACGATTCGGCCGACGTCTGGGCTAACACCGACTGCTTCAAGCTCGACCACGACAAGCAGCCCACGGCCGTGGCCGGGGTGCCGCCGGACTATTTTTCGGCCACGGGGCAGCTCTGGGGCAATCCGGTCTTTGACTGGGCGCGGCTGCGCGAGCGCCGCTTCGACTGGTGGATCGAGCGCGTGCGCCACAACCTCTCCCTGTACGACTTCGTGCGCATCGACCATTTCCGTGGATTCGCGGGCTACTGGGAGATCCCGGCCGGGGAGAAGACGGCCGTGAACGGCGAGTGGGTGGACGCGCCGGGCATGGAATTCTTTTCGGAATTGGAGGCGGCCTTTCCGAGCCTGCCCATCATTGCCGAGGATCTGGGCGTGATCACCCCGGACGTGCGCGAACTTCGCGATACGTTCAATTTGCCGGGCATGCGCATCGTGCAGTTCTGCTTCGGCCCCGGCATCGGCGAGAACCTCGACGCGCCGCACAACCACGTGCGCCGGGCCGTGGCCTACACCGGCACGCACGACAACAACACCTCGCGCGGCTGGTTTGCGCACGAAACCAGCGAGGAAGACCGCCGCCGCCTCTTCGCCTATGCGGGCAGGGTCTTCGGCGAACGCGAGGCCGCCTGGGAGTTGATCCGGCTGACCTGGGCTTCGTGCGCGGCCTTTGCCCTGTGCCCCATGCAGGATCTGCTCTCCCTGGACGAGTCCGGCCGCATGAACACGCCCTCCAAGGCCAAGGGCAACTGGGAATGGCGGCTCTCCTGGGAGCAGTTGGGCGGCGAGTTGAAGAGCCGCCTGCGGGCCATGACCGAACTTTTCGGCCGCTGCTGA
- the treS gene encoding maltose alpha-D-glucosyltransferase → MPKVTTLGNDPLWYKDAIIYEVHVKCFADSDGDGIGDFRGLTSRLDYLADLGVTAVWLLPFYPSPLKDDGYDIADFMRVNPDYGTLGDFKAFLRAAHARGIRVITELVINHTSDQHAWFQRARRAKPGSVHRDFYVWSDTPERYQDARIIFKDFETSNWSWDPVAKAYFWHRFYSHQPDLNYDSPHVRREVMRVMDFWFDMGVDGMRLDAIPYLFEREGTNCENLPETYEYLKELRAHVDRRHKNKMLLAEANQWPEDAVAYFGEGKACHMAFHFPLMPRMFMAVQMEDRFPVVDILDQTPAIPETAQWALFLRNHDELTLEMVTDEERDYMYRMYARDPRARINLGIRRRLAPLLENDRRKIELMNVLLFTLPGSVVLYYGDEMGMGDNYYLGDRDGVRTPMQWSADRNAGFSRANPQRLYLPVIIDPEYHYEAVNAENQERNRSSLLWWMKGMIAMRRRFRSLGRGNMEIVSGKNPKTLAYVRVHGDEALLVVVNLSRHPQIVDLDLSAWAGRVPEEVFSRQSFPPVRTEPYAFTLGPHGYYVFSLVPEEEDARAAAMPHLELPPPGGFLDRDVREALEREILAGYVTRRGWLAPDQKLRSMHLLEVLPVGSPRAPAWVLICRAFSAAHAPKLFTLVVFLAQGESADKVMAERPRDVLCVFAPAEQHHGQTLLAEGLPLAEPCGGLLELASRRRRMRGWSGELSVDVVGALARKALAVRDECKTSHFVSQRINTIVFFGDAWCLKIFRQAEEGPNPDVEIVRYLREQAGFDHTPAIAGSLRYHVPGADDAVTVAVLKEYAVAESDAAHVCRGALSRFFERVLAAAPDAVRAPRVLASPVAAALAPLPEAARGLIADGDLEFLSLCGRRTAQMHLALARETNDPAFAPEPFSRLYQRSAYQTMQSVMKRALQRLAQVLPGLSDRLAERAAEVLAGREKLLEVFRAFADHKIRCQKTRVHGDLHLAHMLWTGRDVVFIDFEGKPEKPLPQRRLKRSPFRDVADVQRSLSALAWEALHQSGQVRPEDRDRLAPWRDAWLAAAFGAFLSAYLDEAGEAAIIPDSRADMAAMLDAYILEKALAELSRLAQESPGEELRPSLHTIRRMLER, encoded by the coding sequence ATGCCCAAGGTCACGACGCTCGGCAACGATCCCTTGTGGTACAAGGACGCCATCATCTACGAGGTGCACGTCAAGTGCTTCGCCGACTCCGACGGAGACGGCATCGGCGACTTCCGGGGGCTGACCTCGCGCCTGGACTATCTGGCCGACCTCGGCGTCACGGCCGTGTGGCTTCTGCCCTTTTATCCCTCGCCTCTGAAGGACGACGGCTACGACATCGCCGACTTCATGCGTGTGAACCCGGACTACGGCACCCTGGGCGACTTCAAGGCTTTCTTGCGCGCCGCCCACGCGCGCGGCATCCGGGTCATCACCGAACTGGTCATCAACCACACCTCGGACCAGCACGCCTGGTTCCAGCGCGCCCGGCGCGCCAAGCCCGGCTCGGTGCACCGCGACTTCTACGTCTGGAGCGACACGCCCGAGCGCTACCAGGACGCGCGCATCATCTTCAAGGATTTCGAGACCTCCAACTGGTCCTGGGACCCCGTGGCCAAGGCCTATTTCTGGCACCGCTTCTACTCGCACCAGCCCGACCTGAATTACGACTCACCCCACGTCAGGCGCGAGGTCATGCGGGTCATGGATTTCTGGTTCGACATGGGCGTGGACGGCATGCGTCTGGACGCCATTCCCTACCTCTTCGAGCGCGAGGGCACCAACTGCGAGAACCTGCCCGAGACCTACGAGTACCTGAAGGAGCTTCGGGCGCACGTGGACAGGCGACACAAGAACAAGATGCTCCTGGCCGAGGCCAATCAGTGGCCAGAGGACGCGGTCGCCTATTTCGGCGAGGGCAAGGCCTGTCACATGGCCTTCCACTTCCCGCTCATGCCGCGCATGTTCATGGCCGTGCAGATGGAGGACCGCTTTCCCGTCGTGGACATCCTGGACCAGACCCCGGCCATTCCCGAGACCGCGCAGTGGGCGCTCTTTTTGCGCAATCACGACGAATTGACCCTGGAGATGGTCACGGACGAGGAGCGCGACTACATGTACCGCATGTACGCCCGCGATCCGCGCGCGCGCATCAACCTGGGCATCCGCCGTCGCCTGGCCCCGCTTCTGGAGAACGACCGGCGCAAGATCGAATTGATGAACGTCCTGCTCTTCACCCTGCCGGGTTCGGTGGTGCTCTACTACGGCGACGAAATGGGCATGGGCGACAACTACTACCTGGGCGACCGCGACGGAGTGCGCACGCCCATGCAGTGGTCGGCCGACCGCAACGCCGGGTTCTCGCGCGCCAACCCGCAGCGCCTCTACCTGCCGGTGATCATCGATCCCGAATACCACTACGAGGCCGTGAACGCGGAGAACCAGGAGCGCAACCGCTCCTCGCTGCTGTGGTGGATGAAGGGCATGATCGCCATGCGCAGGCGCTTCAGGAGCCTTGGCCGGGGCAACATGGAGATCGTCTCCGGGAAGAACCCGAAGACCCTGGCCTACGTGCGCGTCCACGGCGACGAGGCCCTGCTGGTGGTGGTCAATCTCTCGCGCCATCCCCAGATCGTGGACCTCGACCTTTCGGCCTGGGCGGGCCGCGTGCCCGAGGAGGTGTTCTCGCGCCAAAGCTTCCCGCCCGTGCGGACCGAGCCCTACGCTTTCACCCTGGGGCCCCACGGTTACTACGTCTTTTCGCTCGTGCCCGAGGAAGAGGACGCGCGCGCGGCCGCGATGCCCCACCTGGAGCTTCCCCCGCCCGGCGGCTTCCTCGACCGCGACGTGCGCGAGGCCCTGGAGCGCGAGATTCTGGCGGGCTACGTGACAAGGCGGGGCTGGCTGGCCCCGGATCAGAAGCTGCGCTCCATGCATCTTCTGGAAGTGCTGCCCGTGGGCTCGCCGCGCGCGCCCGCCTGGGTGTTGATCTGCCGCGCGTTCTCGGCGGCGCATGCGCCCAAGCTCTTCACCTTGGTCGTTTTTCTGGCCCAGGGCGAGAGCGCGGACAAGGTCATGGCCGAGCGGCCGCGCGACGTGTTGTGCGTCTTCGCCCCGGCCGAGCAACACCACGGCCAAACCTTGCTGGCCGAGGGACTGCCCCTGGCCGAACCCTGCGGCGGGCTGCTCGAACTCGCCTCGCGGCGGAGGCGCATGCGCGGCTGGTCCGGGGAGCTTTCCGTGGACGTGGTGGGCGCGCTGGCGAGAAAGGCCCTGGCGGTGCGCGACGAGTGCAAAACCTCGCATTTCGTCAGCCAGCGCATCAATACCATCGTCTTCTTCGGCGACGCCTGGTGCCTGAAGATTTTCCGTCAGGCCGAGGAAGGGCCCAACCCCGACGTGGAAATCGTGCGCTACCTGCGCGAGCAGGCAGGGTTCGACCACACCCCGGCCATCGCGGGCAGCCTGCGCTACCATGTGCCCGGCGCGGACGACGCCGTGACCGTGGCCGTGCTCAAGGAATACGCCGTGGCCGAGTCGGACGCGGCCCATGTCTGCCGGGGGGCGCTCTCGCGCTTTTTCGAGCGCGTTCTGGCCGCCGCGCCGGACGCCGTGCGCGCACCGCGCGTTTTGGCCTCGCCCGTGGCCGCGGCCCTGGCCCCGCTGCCCGAAGCGGCACGCGGACTCATCGCGGACGGCGACCTCGAATTCCTCTCCCTGTGCGGTCGGCGCACGGCCCAGATGCATCTGGCCCTGGCCCGCGAAACGAACGATCCCGCCTTCGCGCCCGAGCCCTTCTCGCGCCTGTACCAGCGCTCGGCCTACCAGACCATGCAAAGCGTCATGAAGCGCGCCTTGCAGCGGCTGGCCCAGGTCTTGCCGGGCCTCTCGGACAGGCTTGCGGAACGGGCCGCCGAGGTACTGGCCGGGCGCGAGAAGCTTCTGGAGGTCTTTCGGGCCTTCGCGGACCACAAGATCAGGTGCCAAAAGACTCGTGTGCACGGCGATCTGCATCTGGCCCACATGCTGTGGACCGGACGCGACGTGGTCTTCATCGATTTCGAGGGCAAGCCTGAAAAGCCCCTGCCCCAGCGCCGCCTCAAGCGCTCGCCCTTCCGCGACGTGGCCGACGTGCAGCGCTCGCTCTCGGCCCTGGCCTGGGAGGCGCTGCACCAAAGCGGCCAAGTCAGGCCCGAGGACCGCGACCGCCTCGCGCCCTGGCGCGACGCCTGGCTTGCGGCGGCCTTCGGAGCCTTCCTCTCCGCCTATCTGGACGAGGCGGGAGAGGCGGCCATAATCCCCGATTCCAGGGCGGACATGGCGGCCATGCTCGACGCCTACATTCTGGAGAAGGCCCTGGCCGAGCTTTCCCGCCTCGCGCAGGAGAGCCCCGGCGAGGAGCTTCGCCCGTCCCTGCACACCATCCGCCGCATGCTCGAACGCTAG